The following coding sequences lie in one Burkholderia cepacia genomic window:
- a CDS encoding YhfC family intramembrane metalloprotease has protein sequence MTVAPVTLALLIAATLIIALLPLVLYRLLRKPLALNRRDTIVGVAVFTLFAMIVERAFHGLVLSHTPEDGWLTQPLAFVAYGALATAAFEEVGRYLGMRFLNRRYGESAGDGRGIGYGIGHAGAEAWFVGVLVWGQWSYLAWLASRGQLETQLSDLPVDTVVRLHMMLATLSAQSILLLLLERCAAFAVQLALSVLVWRGVRAGRAAVLPLAIVLHALAAAPTLLYQVRVLPAAWVEAVYFVMAAVLVVVLVKTCRPSRAAA, from the coding sequence ATGACTGTCGCTCCCGTCACGCTGGCGCTGCTGATTGCCGCCACGCTGATCATCGCGCTGCTGCCGCTCGTCCTCTACCGCCTCCTGCGCAAGCCGCTTGCGCTCAACCGCCGCGACACGATCGTCGGTGTCGCCGTCTTCACGTTGTTTGCGATGATCGTCGAGCGGGCGTTCCACGGGCTCGTGCTGAGCCACACGCCGGAGGACGGCTGGCTGACGCAGCCGCTCGCGTTCGTCGCGTACGGCGCGCTCGCGACCGCCGCATTCGAGGAAGTCGGCCGCTATCTCGGGATGCGCTTCCTGAACCGCCGTTATGGCGAATCGGCCGGCGACGGTCGCGGGATCGGCTACGGGATCGGTCACGCCGGTGCCGAAGCCTGGTTCGTCGGCGTGCTCGTATGGGGCCAGTGGTCGTATCTCGCGTGGCTCGCGAGCCGCGGCCAGCTCGAGACGCAACTGTCCGATCTGCCGGTCGACACCGTGGTGCGTCTGCACATGATGCTCGCGACGTTGTCGGCACAGTCGATCCTGCTGTTGCTGCTCGAACGCTGCGCGGCGTTCGCGGTGCAGCTCGCGCTGTCGGTGCTGGTCTGGCGCGGCGTGCGCGCCGGCCGCGCGGCCGTGTTGCCGCTGGCGATCGTGCTGCATGCGCTGGCGGCCGCGCCGACGCTGTTGTACCAGGTGCGTGTGCTGCCGGCCGCGTGGGTCGAGGCCGTGTATTTCGTGATGGCCGCGGTGCTGGTTGTCGTGCTGGTGAAGACGTGCCGGCCGTCGCGTGCGGCGGCCTGA
- a CDS encoding LacI family DNA-binding transcriptional regulator, giving the protein MTDSQPSTTRPATISDVAREAGTGKTSVSRYLNGETHVLSVDLRQRIESAIARLNYRPNQMARGLKRGRNRLLGMLAADLTNPYTVEVLQGVEAACHALGYMPLICHAANEVEMERRFLQLLTTYRVEGLIVNALGADEDVLRPLRGAGIPAVLVDRTVEGFEADLIGLDNADAIEMALAHLVEHGFDAIHFVVQPFERVSSRRVREAAFRAALDARGLPVPPTVVLDLNSPDAAAAALADIDTRIDDAARRGVRAALFAANAPVALAIARHLRARFGAAWQQKAALLSIDDPEWAELIGITTIRQPTYEIGYKAVEFVHERIDGAAGDVRVAMLPGELCARASTAS; this is encoded by the coding sequence GTGACCGATTCGCAACCTTCCACGACGCGTCCGGCGACGATCAGCGACGTCGCGCGCGAGGCCGGCACGGGCAAGACCAGCGTTTCGCGCTATCTGAACGGCGAGACGCATGTGCTGTCCGTCGATCTGCGACAGCGGATCGAGTCCGCGATCGCGCGGCTCAACTACCGGCCGAACCAGATGGCGCGCGGGCTCAAGCGCGGCCGCAACCGGCTGCTCGGCATGCTCGCGGCCGACCTGACCAATCCTTACACCGTCGAAGTGCTGCAGGGCGTCGAGGCTGCGTGCCATGCGCTCGGCTACATGCCGCTCATCTGTCACGCGGCGAACGAGGTCGAGATGGAGCGGCGCTTCCTGCAGCTGCTCACGACCTACCGTGTCGAAGGGCTGATCGTCAACGCGCTCGGCGCCGACGAAGACGTGCTGCGCCCGCTGCGCGGCGCGGGCATCCCGGCCGTGCTCGTCGACCGGACGGTCGAGGGCTTCGAGGCCGACCTGATCGGTCTCGACAACGCCGATGCGATCGAGATGGCGCTCGCGCACCTGGTCGAACACGGCTTCGACGCGATCCATTTCGTCGTGCAGCCGTTCGAGCGCGTCAGCTCGCGGCGCGTGCGCGAGGCCGCGTTTCGTGCGGCGCTGGACGCGCGCGGGCTGCCGGTGCCGCCGACGGTCGTGCTCGACCTGAACTCGCCCGATGCCGCCGCGGCGGCGCTTGCCGACATCGACACCCGCATCGACGACGCGGCACGGCGTGGCGTGCGCGCGGCGCTGTTCGCCGCGAATGCGCCGGTCGCGCTCGCGATCGCGCGCCACCTGCGCGCGCGTTTCGGCGCCGCGTGGCAGCAGAAGGCGGCGCTGCTGTCGATCGACGATCCCGAATGGGCCGAGCTGATCGGCATCACGACGATCCGTCAGCCGACCTACGAAATCGGCTACAAGGCCGTCGAGTTCGTGCACGAGCGGATCGACGGCGCGGCGGGCGACGTGCGGGTCGCGATGCTGCCCGGCGAGCTGTGTGCGCGCGCGTCGACCGCAAGCTGA
- a CDS encoding 2-hydroxyacid dehydrogenase gives MKPRIVAYKPLPDDVLAYLREHADVVQADGADALAAALGDADGAIGASLKVTPQMLDRAPRLKAWSTISVGYDNFDVADLTRRGIVLAHTPDVLTESTADTVFSLILASARRVVELAEWVKAGNWHRSIGPDLYGTDVQGKTLGIVGLGRIGGAVARRAALGFRMQVLYANRSANAEAETQYGARRVTFDELLAQSDFVCLQVPLSPDTRHLIGGPEFAKMKRGAILINASRGPVVDEAALADALRAGTIRGAGLDVFEQEPLPADSPLLQMKNVVALPHIGSATHETRHAMARCAAENLVGALAGTLRTNLVNPDALAHA, from the coding sequence ATGAAGCCCCGTATCGTCGCGTACAAGCCGCTGCCCGATGACGTTCTCGCGTACCTGCGCGAGCATGCGGACGTCGTGCAGGCCGACGGCGCCGACGCACTGGCCGCGGCACTCGGCGACGCGGACGGCGCGATCGGCGCGAGCCTGAAGGTCACGCCGCAGATGCTCGACCGCGCGCCGCGGCTGAAGGCGTGGTCGACGATCTCGGTCGGCTACGACAACTTCGACGTCGCCGATCTGACGCGCCGCGGCATCGTGCTCGCGCATACGCCGGACGTGCTGACCGAGTCGACCGCCGATACGGTGTTTTCGCTGATTCTGGCTTCCGCGCGGCGCGTGGTCGAACTGGCCGAGTGGGTGAAGGCCGGGAACTGGCATCGCAGCATCGGCCCCGACCTGTACGGTACCGACGTGCAGGGCAAGACGCTCGGCATCGTCGGCCTCGGGCGGATCGGCGGCGCGGTCGCGCGCCGCGCGGCGCTCGGCTTCCGGATGCAGGTGCTGTACGCGAACCGCTCCGCGAACGCGGAAGCCGAGACCCAATACGGCGCGCGGCGCGTGACGTTCGACGAACTGCTCGCGCAGTCGGATTTCGTGTGCCTGCAGGTGCCGCTGTCGCCGGACACGCGTCACCTGATCGGCGGGCCCGAATTCGCGAAGATGAAGCGCGGCGCGATCCTGATCAATGCGTCGCGCGGGCCCGTGGTCGACGAAGCCGCGCTGGCCGACGCGCTGCGCGCGGGCACGATCCGCGGCGCGGGGCTCGACGTGTTCGAGCAGGAGCCGCTGCCGGCGGATTCGCCGCTGCTGCAGATGAAGAATGTCGTCGCGCTGCCGCATATCGGCTCGGCGACGCACGAGACGCGCCACGCGATGGCGCGCTGCGCCGCGGAAAACCTGGTCGGCGCGCTGGCCGGCACGCTGCGCACGAATCTCGTCAATCCGGACGCGCTCGCACACGCCTGA
- a CDS encoding MFS transporter translates to MAANLAARRWWTIMPIVFITYSLAYLDRANYGFAAAAGINQDLGISKGLSSLIGALFFLGYFFFQIPGAIYAERRSVKKLVFVSLILWGGCAALTGVVSNIPSLMAIRFVLGVVEAAVMPAMLIYISNWFTKNERSRANTFLILGNPVTVLWMSIVSGYLVHEFGWRHMFIAEGVPAVIWAVCWWFLVQDKPADSPWLTAQEKRDLDAALVAEQAAIKPVRNYGEAFRSPAVIKLCAQYFCWSIGVYGFVLWLPSIVKNGSDLGMVATGWLSALPYLAATIAMIAASWASDKVGSRRGFVWPFLLIGAAAFAASYALGSSHFWISYALLVVAGAAMYAPYGPFFAIVPELLPKNVAGGAMALINSMGALGSFVGSYFVGYLNGATGSPVASYAFMSAALVAAVILTLSVKPQARDAHPLAAPLQGK, encoded by the coding sequence ATGGCAGCCAATCTTGCAGCCCGACGCTGGTGGACGATCATGCCGATCGTCTTCATCACGTACAGCCTCGCTTACCTCGATCGCGCGAACTACGGGTTCGCGGCGGCGGCCGGCATCAACCAGGACCTCGGGATCAGCAAGGGCCTGTCGTCGCTGATCGGCGCGCTGTTCTTCCTCGGTTACTTCTTCTTCCAGATCCCCGGTGCGATCTATGCGGAACGCCGCAGCGTGAAGAAGCTCGTGTTCGTCAGCCTGATCCTGTGGGGCGGCTGCGCGGCGCTCACGGGCGTGGTCAGCAACATCCCGTCGCTGATGGCGATCCGCTTCGTGCTCGGCGTGGTCGAGGCGGCCGTGATGCCGGCGATGCTGATCTACATCAGCAACTGGTTCACGAAGAACGAGCGCTCGCGTGCGAACACGTTCCTGATCCTCGGCAACCCGGTCACGGTGCTGTGGATGTCGATCGTGTCGGGTTATCTCGTGCATGAATTCGGCTGGCGCCACATGTTCATCGCCGAAGGCGTGCCGGCCGTCATCTGGGCCGTGTGCTGGTGGTTCCTCGTGCAGGACAAGCCGGCCGATTCGCCGTGGCTCACCGCGCAGGAAAAACGCGACCTCGACGCCGCGCTCGTGGCCGAGCAGGCAGCGATCAAGCCCGTGCGCAACTATGGCGAGGCATTCCGCTCGCCGGCCGTGATCAAGCTGTGCGCGCAGTATTTCTGCTGGAGCATCGGCGTGTACGGCTTCGTGCTGTGGCTGCCGTCGATCGTCAAGAACGGTTCCGACCTCGGGATGGTCGCGACCGGCTGGCTGTCCGCGCTGCCGTATCTCGCGGCGACGATCGCGATGATCGCGGCATCGTGGGCGTCCGACAAGGTCGGCTCGCGCCGCGGCTTCGTGTGGCCGTTTCTGCTGATCGGCGCGGCCGCGTTCGCCGCGTCGTACGCGCTCGGCTCGTCGCATTTCTGGATCTCGTATGCGCTGCTGGTCGTCGCGGGCGCCGCGATGTATGCGCCGTACGGCCCGTTCTTCGCGATCGTGCCGGAACTGCTGCCGAAGAACGTCGCCGGCGGCGCAATGGCGCTGATCAACAGCATGGGCGCGCTCGGCTCGTTCGTCGGCTCGTACTTCGTCGGTTACCTGAACGGTGCGACCGGGTCGCCTGTCGCGTCGTATGCATTCATGAGCGCCGCGCTCGTCGCCGCGGTGATCCTCACGCTGTCCGTCAAACCCCAGGCGCGCGATGCGCATCCGCTCGCCGCGCCGCTGCAAGGAAAATGA
- a CDS encoding sugar kinase yields MKAALDVVTYGEAMAMFVATDPGHLAHAGQFTKRIAGADLNVAIGLSRLGFRVGWMSRVGSDSFGGYVLDTLAREGIDASCVTVDPRYPTGFQLKSRNDDGSDPTVEYFRKGSAASHLSCDDYVADYVLGARHLHLTGVAPAISATSCELAFRLAREMRAAGKTISFDPNLRPTLWPSADVMAKTLNALATLADWVLPGLAEGRQLTGYDTPADIAGFYLAQGARGVVIKLGAQGAYFRTADGREGTVVGERVERVVDTVGAGDGFAVGVVSALLEGRSVEQAVARGNRIGALAIQVIGDSEGLPTREALDRLENVSNRADRLEETVTAQ; encoded by the coding sequence ATGAAAGCAGCACTCGATGTCGTGACCTACGGCGAGGCGATGGCGATGTTCGTCGCGACCGATCCCGGCCATCTCGCGCACGCGGGGCAATTCACGAAGCGGATCGCGGGCGCCGACCTGAACGTCGCGATCGGCCTGTCGCGGCTCGGCTTCCGGGTCGGCTGGATGAGCCGCGTGGGCAGCGATTCGTTCGGCGGCTACGTGCTCGACACGCTGGCGCGCGAAGGCATCGATGCGTCGTGCGTGACCGTCGATCCGCGTTACCCGACCGGTTTCCAGCTGAAGTCGCGCAACGACGACGGCAGCGATCCGACCGTCGAATATTTCCGCAAGGGCTCGGCCGCAAGCCACCTGTCGTGCGACGACTACGTGGCCGACTACGTGCTCGGCGCGCGCCACCTGCACCTGACGGGTGTCGCGCCGGCGATTTCCGCGACGTCGTGCGAGCTGGCGTTCCGGCTCGCGCGCGAGATGCGCGCGGCGGGCAAGACGATCTCGTTCGACCCGAACCTGCGCCCGACGCTGTGGCCGTCCGCCGACGTGATGGCGAAGACGCTGAACGCGCTCGCGACGCTCGCCGACTGGGTGCTGCCGGGCCTCGCCGAAGGGCGGCAGCTCACCGGGTACGACACGCCGGCCGACATCGCGGGCTTCTATCTCGCACAGGGCGCGCGCGGCGTCGTGATCAAGCTCGGCGCGCAAGGCGCGTATTTCCGTACGGCCGACGGCCGCGAGGGCACGGTCGTGGGCGAGCGTGTCGAGCGGGTGGTCGACACGGTCGGCGCCGGCGACGGTTTCGCGGTCGGCGTGGTCAGCGCATTGCTGGAAGGCCGGAGCGTCGAGCAGGCCGTCGCGCGCGGCAACCGGATCGGCGCGCTCGCGATCCAGGTGATCGGCGATTCGGAAGGGCTGCCGACGCGTGAAGCCCTCGACCGGCTCGAAAATGTCAGCAATCGCGCCGATCGCTTAGAGGAAACCGTCACCGCGCAATGA
- a CDS encoding sugar phosphate isomerase/epimerase family protein: protein MADIVIVASAFGMDRVRQEGHSAFVATVAASGATGFEVRRELFASDDDAAPGALAALGAQIAAHGLWSVYSTPATLYTETGALDADALRDALAEADALGARFVKFQLGGFAGDAHAADIVALSRVAKARVVVENGQLPVGGALAQFRGLFDALAAAGLRDALGMTFDIGNWQWPGEAPLDCAQVLAPHVEYIHCKAVEGEGARRFAAAPAPDDALVTGVLAALPPYAPRGIEFPFDATDLAGDACRRVAWLATA, encoded by the coding sequence ATGGCAGACATCGTGATCGTGGCGAGCGCATTCGGGATGGACCGCGTGCGTCAGGAGGGCCACAGCGCATTCGTCGCAACCGTGGCGGCATCCGGTGCGACCGGTTTCGAGGTGCGGCGCGAACTGTTCGCGTCGGACGACGACGCGGCTCCCGGCGCGCTGGCCGCGCTCGGCGCGCAGATCGCCGCCCACGGGCTGTGGTCGGTCTACTCGACGCCGGCCACGCTGTACACGGAAACGGGCGCGCTCGACGCGGATGCATTGCGCGACGCGCTCGCGGAAGCCGACGCGCTCGGCGCGCGCTTCGTCAAATTTCAGCTCGGCGGCTTTGCCGGCGATGCACACGCGGCCGACATCGTCGCGCTGTCGCGCGTCGCGAAGGCCCGCGTGGTGGTCGAGAATGGCCAGCTTCCGGTCGGCGGCGCGCTCGCGCAGTTTCGCGGGCTGTTCGACGCGCTGGCCGCGGCCGGCCTGCGCGACGCGCTCGGGATGACGTTCGACATCGGCAACTGGCAGTGGCCGGGCGAAGCGCCGCTCGATTGCGCGCAGGTGCTCGCACCGCATGTGGAATACATTCATTGCAAGGCCGTCGAAGGTGAGGGCGCGCGCCGTTTCGCGGCCGCGCCGGCGCCGGACGACGCGCTCGTGACCGGCGTGCTCGCGGCGCTGCCGCCGTACGCGCCGCGCGGCATCGAGTTTCCGTTCGACGCGACCGATCTGGCGGGCGATGCATGCCGCCGTGTCGCGTGGCTCGCGACCGCGTGA
- a CDS encoding LysR family transcriptional regulator: MTPDQLITFAAVAEHLNISHAAVALHLSQPAVSGQLRLLQDEFGEPLYQRDGRGIRLTPVGEQLAQYAKAQRDTFAQARAFRDAVRGLEAGTLRIGASTTPASYLLPYLIAAFQPLAPRVTIQTMSGNTADVVAALASLDIALIEGPPGEALPPGTAVHAWHEDEIVAIVPAGHPLAAPGYDAGVTLDALAAHPLVLREEGSAVRQLVERAFAQGGAPMRVAFEIAGVEAVKEAVRAGMGVGFVSAMSLRHQDAALVLRSLAPAPLTRHFSILVPHGGAPSRVAAQFLDMSLAQDLA, translated from the coding sequence ATGACCCCGGATCAACTGATAACGTTCGCCGCCGTTGCCGAACACCTGAACATCAGCCACGCCGCCGTGGCGCTGCATCTGTCGCAGCCGGCCGTGTCGGGCCAGTTGCGGCTGCTGCAGGACGAATTCGGCGAGCCGCTGTACCAGCGCGACGGCCGCGGCATCCGCCTGACGCCGGTCGGCGAGCAGCTCGCGCAGTACGCGAAGGCGCAGCGCGACACGTTCGCGCAGGCGCGTGCGTTTCGCGACGCGGTGCGCGGCCTCGAGGCTGGCACGCTGCGCATCGGCGCGAGCACGACGCCCGCGAGCTACCTGCTGCCTTACCTGATCGCGGCGTTCCAGCCGCTCGCGCCGCGCGTGACGATCCAGACGATGAGCGGTAATACGGCCGACGTGGTGGCCGCGCTGGCGTCGCTCGACATCGCGCTGATCGAGGGGCCGCCCGGCGAGGCGCTGCCGCCCGGCACGGCCGTCCATGCGTGGCACGAGGACGAGATCGTCGCGATTGTGCCGGCCGGCCATCCGCTGGCCGCGCCCGGCTACGACGCGGGTGTGACGCTCGATGCGCTCGCCGCGCACCCGCTCGTGTTGCGCGAGGAGGGCTCCGCCGTGCGGCAGCTCGTCGAGCGCGCGTTCGCGCAGGGCGGCGCGCCGATGCGCGTCGCGTTCGAGATCGCCGGTGTCGAGGCCGTGAAGGAGGCCGTGCGCGCCGGGATGGGCGTCGGGTTCGTGTCCGCGATGTCGCTGCGTCATCAGGATGCGGCGCTGGTGCTGCGCTCGCTCGCGCCGGCACCGCTCACACGACATTTCTCCATTCTGGTGCCGCACGGCGGCGCGCCGTCGCGCGTGGCCGCCCAATTCCTCGACATGAGTCTCGCGCAGGACCTCGCCTGA
- a CDS encoding YeiH family protein, whose product MSTASTPHLSHAAPSVRGQLNGVLFVALFAAAVTSLSQLPAIAGLGLSPLIVGIVAGALYGNALRDGMPASWAAGVNFSARKLLRIAVAFFGLRVSLQEIAQVGLPGLTVSVLVVVSTLVIGTWAGMKIMKLDRDSALLTAAGSAICGAAAVLAFESTLQSKPHQSAMAVGSVVLFGTLSMFLYPIAYHAGLLNLDPAGLGLFFGGTIHEVAQVVGAASDISPQVAHVATIVKMTRVMLLVPVLLVLGWWLARSARATAGGAQGKRKVAVPWFALGFLGFVIVNSLNVLPTDVTHTLNVLDTFALTMAMTALGIETRVAQIRAAGPRALMTGLILYVWLIVGGYGITWGVQHWLG is encoded by the coding sequence ATGTCCACTGCTTCGACTCCCCATCTCAGCCATGCCGCGCCGTCGGTGCGCGGCCAGTTGAACGGCGTGCTGTTCGTCGCGCTGTTCGCCGCCGCCGTCACGAGCCTGTCCCAACTTCCCGCGATCGCGGGGCTCGGCCTGTCGCCGCTGATCGTCGGCATCGTCGCCGGCGCGCTGTACGGCAACGCGCTGCGCGACGGCATGCCGGCCAGCTGGGCGGCCGGCGTCAACTTCTCCGCGCGCAAGCTGCTGCGCATCGCGGTCGCGTTCTTCGGGTTGCGCGTGAGCCTGCAGGAAATCGCGCAGGTCGGCCTGCCGGGCCTCACCGTGTCGGTGCTGGTCGTCGTCAGCACGCTCGTGATCGGCACCTGGGCCGGCATGAAGATCATGAAGCTCGACCGCGATTCCGCCCTGCTGACCGCCGCCGGCAGCGCGATCTGCGGCGCGGCGGCCGTGCTCGCGTTCGAATCGACGCTGCAGTCGAAGCCACACCAGAGCGCAATGGCCGTGGGCAGCGTCGTGCTGTTCGGCACGCTGTCGATGTTCCTGTACCCGATCGCATATCACGCCGGGCTGCTGAACCTCGATCCGGCCGGCCTCGGGCTGTTCTTCGGCGGCACGATCCATGAAGTCGCGCAGGTGGTCGGCGCGGCGAGCGACATCAGCCCGCAGGTCGCGCACGTCGCAACGATCGTCAAGATGACGCGCGTGATGCTGCTGGTCCCCGTGCTGCTGGTGCTCGGCTGGTGGCTCGCCCGCTCGGCTCGCGCGACGGCCGGCGGCGCGCAAGGCAAGCGCAAGGTGGCGGTACCCTGGTTCGCGCTCGGTTTCCTCGGCTTCGTGATCGTCAATTCGCTGAACGTGCTGCCGACGGACGTCACGCATACGCTGAACGTGCTCGACACCTTCGCGCTGACGATGGCAATGACCGCGCTCGGCATCGAAACCCGCGTGGCGCAGATCCGCGCCGCCGGCCCACGGGCGCTGATGACCGGCCTGATCCTGTACGTGTGGCTGATCGTCGGCGGCTACGGGATCACCTGGGGCGTCCAGCATTGGCTTGGCTGA
- a CDS encoding ClcB-like voltage-gated chloride channel protein: protein MLSFLLKLRTRAQKLFRLSDAHTMLIWSAIVGVGGAFATMAFREGIDLMQHLISGQSGSFVQMAKRLPWYVRFWMPAAGGFLAGCVLLLATRGDKQAGKTDYMESVALGNGVVPVRQSLWRSVSSLLTIGSGGSIGREGPMVQLAALAASLVGRFVHFDPPRLRLLVACGAAAGITSAYNAPIAGAFFVSEIVLGTIAMESFGPMVVASVVANIVMREFAGYKPPYEMPVFPAVTGPEVLLFVVLGALCGVLAPQFLHLLDASKNQFKRLPVPLPVRLALGGLVVGVISVWTPDVWGNGYSVVNQILHSPWTWQALVAVLVFKVIATSATVGSGAIGGVFTPTLFVGAVFGSLFGLAMEAVWPGHTSAYFAYAIVGMGAFMAGATQAPLMAILMIFEMTLSYQVVLPLLVSCVFAYFVARATGTTSMYEITQHHQQDAQERLRLRTTQMRELIQPAQTVVPLTASVADMTRVFLEYPVKYLYVTDDAGRFRGAVALKDITSDLLDKRDTTDKTAAHYAHTPFPLLTPDMPLATALERFMAFQGERLPVIESEAEPTLAGVVYKTSLLDAYRRMTGER, encoded by the coding sequence GTGCTCTCGTTCCTGCTGAAGCTGCGCACTCGCGCCCAAAAGCTGTTCCGCCTGTCTGACGCCCATACGATGCTGATCTGGTCGGCCATCGTCGGCGTCGGCGGCGCCTTTGCCACGATGGCGTTCCGCGAAGGCATCGACCTGATGCAGCACCTGATCTCCGGGCAAAGCGGCAGCTTCGTGCAGATGGCGAAGCGCCTGCCGTGGTACGTGCGGTTCTGGATGCCGGCCGCGGGCGGCTTCCTCGCCGGCTGCGTGCTGCTGCTCGCGACGCGCGGCGACAAGCAAGCCGGCAAGACCGACTACATGGAATCGGTCGCGCTCGGCAACGGCGTCGTCCCCGTGCGGCAGAGCCTGTGGCGCAGCGTGTCGTCGCTGCTGACGATCGGCAGCGGCGGCTCGATCGGCCGCGAGGGCCCGATGGTGCAGCTCGCGGCGCTCGCCGCGTCGCTCGTCGGCCGCTTCGTGCACTTCGACCCGCCGCGCCTGCGCCTGCTGGTTGCCTGCGGGGCGGCCGCCGGCATCACGTCCGCATACAACGCGCCGATTGCCGGCGCGTTCTTCGTGTCGGAAATCGTGCTCGGCACGATCGCGATGGAGAGCTTCGGGCCGATGGTCGTCGCGTCGGTCGTCGCGAACATCGTGATGCGCGAATTCGCCGGCTACAAGCCGCCGTACGAGATGCCGGTGTTTCCGGCCGTCACGGGCCCCGAGGTCCTGCTGTTCGTCGTGCTCGGCGCGCTGTGCGGCGTGCTCGCGCCGCAGTTCCTGCACCTGCTCGACGCGTCGAAGAACCAGTTCAAGCGGCTGCCGGTGCCGCTGCCCGTGCGGCTCGCGCTCGGCGGCCTCGTCGTCGGCGTGATCTCGGTGTGGACGCCGGACGTATGGGGCAACGGCTACAGCGTCGTGAACCAGATCCTGCATTCGCCGTGGACCTGGCAGGCGCTCGTCGCGGTGCTCGTGTTCAAGGTGATCGCAACCTCCGCCACGGTCGGCTCGGGCGCGATCGGCGGCGTGTTCACGCCGACACTGTTCGTCGGCGCGGTGTTCGGCTCGCTGTTCGGTCTTGCAATGGAAGCGGTGTGGCCCGGCCATACGTCGGCCTATTTCGCTTACGCGATCGTCGGGATGGGCGCGTTCATGGCGGGCGCCACGCAGGCGCCGCTGATGGCGATCCTGATGATCTTCGAGATGACGCTGAGCTATCAGGTCGTGCTGCCGCTGCTGGTGTCGTGCGTGTTCGCGTATTTCGTCGCGCGCGCGACGGGCACGACGTCGATGTACGAGATCACGCAGCACCACCAGCAGGACGCGCAGGAGCGGCTGCGGCTGCGCACCACGCAAATGCGCGAGCTGATCCAGCCCGCGCAGACGGTCGTGCCGCTCACGGCGAGCGTCGCCGACATGACGCGCGTGTTTCTCGAATATCCGGTGAAGTACCTGTACGTGACGGACGATGCCGGGCGGTTTCGCGGCGCGGTCGCGCTGAAGGACATCACGTCCGACCTGCTCGACAAGCGCGACACGACCGACAAGACGGCCGCGCACTACGCGCACACACCGTTTCCGCTCCTCACGCCCGACATGCCGCTCGCCACCGCGCTCGAACGCTTCATGGCGTTCCAGGGCGAACGCCTGCCGGTGATCGAAAGCGAAGCGGAGCCGACGCTCGCGGGGGTCGTCTACAAGACCTCCCTGCTCGACGCGTACCGCAGGATGACCGGCGAGCGCTGA
- a CDS encoding TetR/AcrR family transcriptional regulator: MKPQRLTREQSRDQTRERLLKAAHRIFLKKGYVAASVEDIAAAAGYTRGAFYSNFRSKSDLLLELLERDHAEVRADFEAIFEGGGSREQMESMSLAYYRTLFRDDEYSLLWGEAKLQAARDAKFRVRFNQFLHGKRVQMAEFIQRFAERAGTPLLLPADTLAFGLMCLCDGVQSYYTADPQHVSADVAESVLAGFFARVVLGRAPD; the protein is encoded by the coding sequence ATGAAACCACAGCGCTTAACTCGCGAGCAGAGCAGGGACCAGACGCGCGAACGTCTGCTGAAAGCCGCGCATCGCATTTTTCTGAAGAAAGGCTATGTGGCCGCGAGCGTCGAGGACATCGCGGCGGCGGCCGGCTATACGCGCGGCGCGTTCTATTCGAACTTCCGCAGCAAGTCCGACCTGCTGCTGGAATTGCTGGAGCGCGATCACGCGGAGGTGCGGGCCGACTTCGAGGCGATTTTCGAAGGTGGCGGATCGCGCGAGCAGATGGAATCGATGTCGCTCGCGTATTACCGCACGCTGTTTCGCGACGACGAATATTCGCTGCTGTGGGGCGAGGCGAAGCTGCAGGCGGCGCGCGACGCGAAGTTCCGCGTGCGCTTCAACCAGTTCCTGCATGGCAAGCGCGTGCAGATGGCCGAGTTCATCCAGCGCTTCGCCGAACGGGCCGGCACGCCGCTGCTGCTGCCGGCCGACACGCTCGCGTTCGGGCTGATGTGCCTGTGCGACGGCGTGCAGTCGTACTACACGGCCGATCCGCAGCACGTATCGGCCGACGTGGCCGAATCGGTGCTGGCGGGATTCTTCGCGCGGGTCGTGCTGGGGCGCGCGCCGGACTGA